One Desulfomonile tiedjei genomic window carries:
- a CDS encoding rhodanese-like domain-containing protein has protein sequence MAFEVNRKRLWLPLLAITITVGVLWFTNGAVTPKEPSWDDVVAESREGGYRLINVDELRQRYEADPQGTLLVDTRQEWEFAMGHIKGAINFPMEPTAWSRWWKKGELAAALGPDKNRFIVFY, from the coding sequence ATGGCATTTGAAGTGAACCGGAAAAGACTTTGGCTCCCCCTCCTAGCGATCACGATTACCGTAGGAGTCCTCTGGTTCACAAACGGTGCGGTGACGCCAAAGGAACCAAGCTGGGACGATGTTGTTGCCGAATCCAGAGAAGGCGGCTATCGACTCATAAATGTCGATGAACTCAGACAACGCTATGAGGCGGACCCTCAGGGCACTTTACTGGTAGATACCCGCCAAGAGTGGGAATTCGCTATGGGCCACATCAAGGGGGCAATAAACTTCCCTATGGAACCCACGGCGTGGTCAAGATGGTGGAAAAAAGGTGAACTGGCAGCGGCACTCGGCCCTGACAAGAATCGTTTCATCGTATTCTACTGA
- a CDS encoding thioredoxin family protein encodes MAVQLGYKNVYRDAKGFPEWKAAGLPTQSVPVNQARSVSEPKGAGPLYGWAMLWTLLGVFAGGLALNLTPCVYPLIPITVSYFGGRADQGRGKLAVHGLLYLGGLSVTNSVLGAVAALTGSLMGAALQSPIVLVVVAGVLIFFSTSLFGFWELQLPQSLTSAASKSYAGYFGTLFMGLTLGVVAAPCLGPFVLGLLTWVASMGSPWLGFLIFFTLSLGLGIPLFFLAMFSGSLEKLPGSGEWMLWVRKLMGWVLVGMAAYFVRPLLPSHVGVLVLAGVALAAGLHLGWIASTHAGFKAFGVVRNVVGVTGLVVGVFLIGSLLKVGPGVSWQPYSDEVMEQARKSHKPVIVDFSAAWCTPCRELEDITFRDPGVVKQAQDNFVMVKVDLTTNGNPSYEKLVTKHAVKGVPTVVFFDGQGRERNDLRLNGFIPADQFLSRMTEARQSSESGS; translated from the coding sequence GTGGCGGTGCAACTCGGTTACAAGAACGTATATCGTGATGCAAAGGGATTTCCCGAGTGGAAGGCAGCAGGCCTTCCCACTCAAAGCGTCCCGGTCAATCAGGCCAGATCCGTCTCGGAGCCGAAAGGCGCCGGTCCGCTGTACGGTTGGGCAATGCTCTGGACTTTGTTGGGAGTGTTCGCCGGCGGGCTGGCTCTCAACCTGACCCCGTGTGTGTATCCCTTGATTCCCATCACGGTCTCATATTTCGGCGGCAGGGCCGATCAGGGTCGCGGAAAACTGGCGGTTCACGGTTTGTTGTACCTCGGCGGTCTATCCGTGACGAACTCGGTGCTGGGCGCAGTGGCGGCTCTTACGGGGAGCCTGATGGGAGCTGCGCTTCAGAGCCCCATCGTGTTGGTGGTTGTCGCCGGTGTCCTGATTTTCTTCTCCACAAGCCTCTTTGGATTTTGGGAATTACAACTTCCCCAGAGTCTTACGAGCGCAGCATCCAAGTCTTACGCAGGATACTTTGGCACGTTGTTCATGGGCTTGACCCTCGGTGTGGTGGCAGCCCCGTGTTTGGGGCCTTTCGTATTGGGTTTGCTCACCTGGGTGGCAAGTATGGGAAGCCCCTGGTTGGGCTTTCTCATCTTCTTCACACTCAGCCTGGGTTTGGGCATACCGCTCTTTTTCCTGGCCATGTTCTCAGGGAGCCTGGAAAAGCTCCCCGGCTCCGGTGAGTGGATGCTCTGGGTAAGAAAGTTGATGGGATGGGTATTGGTCGGGATGGCTGCCTATTTTGTCAGGCCTCTTTTGCCGTCCCATGTCGGTGTTCTTGTGCTGGCAGGAGTGGCTCTGGCAGCAGGGTTGCACCTGGGATGGATCGCGAGTACCCACGCCGGTTTTAAGGCGTTCGGAGTAGTGAGAAACGTTGTCGGGGTAACCGGTCTGGTTGTGGGCGTATTCCTCATCGGTTCATTGCTGAAGGTCGGGCCTGGAGTCTCGTGGCAACCGTATTCCGATGAAGTAATGGAACAAGCCCGAAAGTCTCATAAGCCGGTGATCGTGGATTTCTCCGCCGCATGGTGTACGCCGTGCCGCGAGCTTGAGGACATTACCTTTCGTGATCCGGGAGTGGTGAAACAGGCTCAGGACAACTTCGTCATGGTCAAGGTTGACCTGACAACAAACGGAAACCCCTCGTACGAAAAACTGGTGACAAAGCATGCTGTCAAAGGGGTTCCGACGGTAGTTTTCTTTGACGGTCAGGGCCGCGAGCGTAATGACCTTCGATTGAATGGCTTCATCCCTGCGGATCAGTTCCTGAGCAGAATGACCGAAGCCAGGCAATCCTCGGAGTCGGGTTCGTAG
- a CDS encoding DUF192 domain-containing protein: protein MTISLLRPEHAILLVIILALSFGVAAADDTQRTGNSNVSGPKLHTISISLNRVTIRAVVADSDATRRQGLLGWDKITDDLGMLLDFAVPGQYAIHMQGMKFPIDAIWIDSDGTIKLVYEEIPANSGQIYPSMFPCRYCLEVNAGFCKRNQIKAGQKVRFGFPE, encoded by the coding sequence ATGACTATTTCTCTATTGCGTCCGGAACATGCCATTCTACTGGTGATTATCCTTGCTCTTTCCTTCGGAGTTGCCGCGGCAGACGATACTCAAAGAACAGGCAATTCGAATGTTTCGGGGCCGAAATTGCACACAATATCCATATCATTGAACCGCGTGACCATCCGTGCGGTGGTGGCCGACTCGGACGCGACTCGAAGGCAGGGCCTGCTCGGTTGGGACAAGATAACGGACGATCTTGGAATGCTCTTGGACTTTGCAGTACCCGGACAATACGCCATTCACATGCAAGGTATGAAGTTCCCGATCGACGCGATCTGGATCGACTCCGACGGAACAATCAAATTGGTGTATGAGGAGATTCCGGCCAACTCCGGCCAGATCTACCCTTCCATGTTCCCATGCCGCTATTGCCTGGAGGTGAATGCCGGCTTCTGCAAACGGAACCAGATTAAAGCGGGACAGAAAGTGAGGTTCGGCTTTCCGGAGTGA